In Flavobacterium luteolum, the DNA window TTTAAATATTTCCTCCGAATATACCGAAGAGGAAAGCGATAGAAAATATAAATTCCTTTTCCTAGATAAAGCATTGACACAAGAAAAAGACATATATATTGACCACTTTCAAGAAAAGTGGTTTAAAGTAGGAACTGTATTGAAACTGTATAAAAATGATGGTCTTGATGATTTTGCAGATGACCATGTGCTCTCAAAAGAGTCAAAAAAAATAGTTAAACAGTTGGAGAGGGTAATTCACACCGGTTTAAATATAAACTATTATGAAGAGGATGAGCAGAATCCAGATAAAGCTGTAAATATTTTTGTTAGAATAAATTCAGGCGGAACATCATTAAGCTTTTCAGATATTTTAATGTCTATCGCAATTGCAAGTTGGAAACAAAAAGATGCAAGAACCGAAATCAATGATTTAGTCGATGCCATTAGAGCAAAAGGATTCAATATAGATAAAGATTATATTTTAAAATCTTTTCTGTATTTGTACCACAAAGATGTTCGCTTCAAGATTACCAGTTTTAACAACGATTTTATAGGTAATATTGAATCGAATTGGGAAAACATTCGTAATTCTATTTTGAGTTTGTATGACTTATTAAAAACATTTGGATTAACAGATTATACACTTACAACAAATAATGCCACACTCCCAATTCTTTATTACATATATCACAAAAATATTTTTACCGATTTTTCAACCAAAATAGCCTACAAGGAAGATCGAGAAATAATTAAAAAATGGCTGCTCACAATTTTAGTGCGAAGGACTTTCGGAGGTCAAACCGATACTGTCTTGTCACAATCAAGAAGAGCCTTTACTATAGATGTGGAAAAAACAAAACTTGAAATTATCCATAATTTTCCGTCAGTGGAAATAAATAAGGATATTAAAAAACTTACTGAGATTGGAGAAGACTACATTGAGGAATTATTATTAACACAAAAAGATTCCCAATATAGTTTTCCAATATTAGCACTATTGTATCCTGATATGGATTATAAAAATAATAATTTTCATCAAGATCACTTGCACCCAGCTGCCACCTATAACAATATTTCTGATTCTGAAAAAGAAATTTATGGATGGAAAGTTTACAATTCGATAATCAACCTACAGATGCTCGATGCAAATGAAAATATGTCAAAAAAAATTATGAATTTAAAAGATTGGGTCGAAAAAGAAACTTTAAATTCTGATTTGAAAAGATTCATGGATAGTCATCTAATACCGCAGAACATAAATTTAGAATTGTCAAATTTTAGTGAATATGTTACAAACAGAAAGATTTTATTAATAAATAAGCTGAAAGAAATTTTAAACTAAATTTTTTCACTTATAAAAGCTATAAACAGTAAAATGGCATTGTTTTAATAAATATTTTTAATCAAATAGTAAATCTTAATTTTTTATGGAACCCCTTATATATTATCCGTCATTTGAACCTCCTACTGAATCGTGGCTAAAATTTTCGTTATTATACTTTGAAAATTTTCGACCTATTATTCCAAAGAACAGAGCAGGAAATATTAGTAAAAGCTATAAGGATATTATAGATAAGACCGATTTGATCGATCCTTATAATCCTGAATATAATGTTGGATATCGCGCTTCTTTAAAAGCAATTGCAGAAGTT includes these proteins:
- a CDS encoding DUF262 domain-containing protein, which translates into the protein MAGFQAPITIHQAIDRINRNEFLLPAFQREFVWKPAQIEQLFDSLMQGYPISSMLFWKVKESTKADFRFYQFLKKYIEYHEIHNDTIATNGVNDFHAILDGQQRLTALYIGLCGSYAYKEYRRAYAYSEWSYPTRHLYLNISSEYTEEESDRKYKFLFLDKALTQEKDIYIDHFQEKWFKVGTVLKLYKNDGLDDFADDHVLSKESKKIVKQLERVIHTGLNINYYEEDEQNPDKAVNIFVRINSGGTSLSFSDILMSIAIASWKQKDARTEINDLVDAIRAKGFNIDKDYILKSFLYLYHKDVRFKITSFNNDFIGNIESNWENIRNSILSLYDLLKTFGLTDYTLTTNNATLPILYYIYHKNIFTDFSTKIAYKEDREIIKKWLLTILVRRTFGGQTDTVLSQSRRAFTIDVEKTKLEIIHNFPSVEINKDIKKLTEIGEDYIEELLLTQKDSQYSFPILALLYPDMDYKNNNFHQDHLHPAATYNNISDSEKEIYGWKVYNSIINLQMLDANENMSKKIMNLKDWVEKETLNSDLKRFMDSHLIPQNINLELSNFSEYVTNRKILLINKLKEILN